From a single Ciconia boyciana chromosome 4, ASM3463844v1, whole genome shotgun sequence genomic region:
- the CKMT2 gene encoding creatine kinase S-type, mitochondrial — protein sequence MASTFCRLLAGRATTALFAAAGTGVLTTGYLLNQQNVKAAVQEKRKLFPPSADYPDLRKHNNCMAECLTPAIYARLRDKMTPNGYTLDQCIQTGVDNPGHPFIKTVGMVAGDEESYEVFAEIFDPVIKVRHNGYDPRTMKHHTDLDASKITHGQFDERYVLSSRVRTGRSIRGLSLPPACTRAERREVENVVVTALAGLKGDLSGKYYSLTNMSEKDQQQLIDDHFLFDKPVSPLLTCAGMARDWPDARGIWHNNDKTFLIWINEEDHTRVISMEKGGNMKRVFERFCRGLKEVERLIKERGWEFMWNERLGYVLTCPSNLGTGLRAGVHVKLPRLSKDPRFPKILENLRLQKRGTGGVDTAAVADVYDISNLDRMGRSEVELVQIVIDGVNYLVDCEKKLEKGQDIKVPPPLPQFGRK from the exons ATGGCTAGCACCTTCTGTCGTCTCCTGGCTGGCCGTGCAACCACTGCACtctttgcagctgcaggcacagggGTGCTAACCACCGGGTACCTCCTCAACCAGCAAAATGTGAAGGCTGCTGTTCAGGAAAAACGGAAACTCTTCCCTCCAAG cgCAGACTATCCTGATCTCCGCAAACATAACAACTGCATGGCTGAGTGCCTCACGCCGGCCATTTACGCTAGGCTAAGGGACAAGATGACTCCCAACGGCTACACCCTGGACCAGTGCATCCAAACTGGGGTTGACAATCCTGGCCACCCTTTCATTAAAACTGTGGGCATGGTCGCAGGTGATGAAGAATCCTATGAG GTGTTTGCTGAGATTTTTGACCCTGTCATTAAAGTGAGACATAACGGCTATGATCCACGGACAATGAAGCATCACACGGACCTCGATGCATCCAAG ATCACCCACGGTCAATTTGACGAGCGCTACGTCCTCTCATCACGGGTGCGGACTGGCCGCAGCATCCGGGGCCtcagccttcctcctgcctgcaccaggGCAGAGCGGAGAGAGGTGGAGAACGTCGTGGTCACCGCGCTCGCTGGGCTGAAAGGAGACCTCTCTGGCAAGTACTACAGCTTGACCAATATGTCCGAGAAGGATCAGCAGCAGCTTATTGAT GaccattttctctttgataaGCCAGTGTCTCCTTTGCTAACATGTGCTGGGATGGCACGTGACTGGCCAGATGCCAGAGGAATCTG GCATAACAATGACAAGACATTTCTCATCTGGATTAATGAAGAGGACCACACCAGGGTGATCTCCATGGAGAAGGGTGGCAACATGAAACGGGTGTTTGAAAGATTTTGCCGTGGTTTAAAAGAG GTGGAAAGATTAATTAAAGAACGGGGCTGGGAGTTCATGTGGAACGAGCGTCTCGGATATGTTCTGACCTGTCCTTCCAACCTGGGAACTGGTTTACGCGCTGGCGTGCATGTTAAGCTGCCCAGGCTTAGCAAG GATCCCAGGTTTCCAAAAATCCTGGAGAACCTGAGGCTGCAAAAGCGTGGCACTGGTGGAGTGGACACGGCAGCTGTGGCAGATGTGTATGACATCTCCAACCTGGACCGCATGGGTCGCTCAGAG GTGGAGCTAGTCCAGATTGTCATTGATGGGGTCAATTACCTAGTTGACTGtgagaagaaactggaaaaaggtCAAGACATCAAAGTGCCACCACCGTTGCCTCAGTTTGGCAGGAAGTGA